Proteins from one Rhizobium sp. CB3090 genomic window:
- a CDS encoding GntR family transcriptional regulator, translated as MDGVNEQPTLREKAYASFTHHLLARDVRPGEFVSQRRLVELTGLPLGAIRELIPRLEAEGLIKTVPQRGLQIAHIDLNLIREAFQLRIFLEKEAVALFTHTASDETIAKLLKQHRDIAAAIQAGDSSQELEVHAQSVDWGMHDAFIDALGNTIISNAYRVNSIKMRLISQDRFRINGHVGPVMNEHLRVLEAIERRSAEDAVAALVSHINGARDRALKI; from the coding sequence ATGGACGGTGTGAACGAGCAGCCGACCTTGCGGGAAAAAGCCTATGCGAGCTTTACCCACCATCTGCTTGCGCGCGATGTGCGGCCAGGCGAATTCGTCTCGCAGCGCAGGCTTGTGGAACTCACAGGCCTGCCGCTTGGCGCCATCCGTGAACTGATCCCGCGGCTCGAAGCCGAAGGCCTGATCAAGACCGTGCCGCAGCGCGGTCTCCAGATTGCCCATATCGATCTCAATCTGATCCGCGAGGCGTTTCAGCTACGCATCTTTCTGGAAAAGGAAGCGGTTGCACTCTTCACCCATACGGCCTCGGACGAAACGATCGCTAAGCTCTTGAAACAGCATCGCGATATCGCCGCCGCCATCCAGGCAGGCGATAGTTCGCAGGAGCTTGAGGTCCATGCGCAATCGGTGGACTGGGGCATGCACGATGCCTTCATCGACGCGCTCGGCAACACGATTATCTCGAACGCTTATCGCGTCAATTCGATCAAGATGCGGCTGATCAGCCAGGACCGCTTCCGGATCAACGGTCACGTCGGTCCAGTGATGAACGAGCACCTGCGAGTGCTTGAAGCGATCGAAAGACGATCCGCTGAGGATGCCGTCGCCGCTCTCGTTTCGCATATCAACGGAGCAAGAGATCGTGCATTGAAAATTTAG
- a CDS encoding dihydrodipicolinate synthase family protein, translating into MSRKFGLSVALTTPFDTNGDIAIGPMIKQAELSLASGCSSVTLFGTTGEGSSIGTQEREQVLNAFLEAGIMPNQIIVGVMANSVEDAAAQAGSALTRGVRNILLAPPFYFKNISDEGLFAWFSAVFARLADKARDIIVYNLPSVTMVPLSVALIGRLRAAFPGIVTGVKDSSGDWPYTEALLKAHGDLVILIGDERHLAKGVRLGGQGAISGMANFVPHEVRLMAEEGKDDPRVVDFVPELLKFPVTAAVKVMVAHVSGDEIWLAVRPPLVSISDEGQKHLADAFNALFISKAA; encoded by the coding sequence TTGTCTCGCAAATTCGGCTTGTCAGTCGCGCTCACGACGCCCTTCGATACCAATGGCGATATCGCGATTGGCCCAATGATCAAACAAGCCGAACTGAGCCTTGCATCGGGATGCTCGAGCGTCACGCTTTTCGGCACCACTGGCGAGGGCTCCTCCATTGGAACGCAGGAGCGCGAACAGGTGCTCAACGCCTTCCTGGAAGCAGGGATAATGCCAAACCAGATCATCGTCGGTGTGATGGCGAATTCGGTCGAAGATGCTGCCGCACAAGCGGGATCTGCGCTGACAAGAGGCGTACGCAATATCCTCCTTGCACCACCTTTCTATTTCAAGAATATCAGCGACGAAGGATTGTTTGCCTGGTTCTCGGCCGTATTCGCGCGGTTGGCCGACAAAGCGCGTGACATTATCGTCTACAACCTTCCATCCGTTACCATGGTGCCGCTCTCCGTAGCGCTGATCGGCAGGCTGCGCGCCGCCTTTCCCGGCATTGTCACCGGCGTCAAGGACTCCTCCGGCGATTGGCCATATACGGAGGCGCTGTTGAAGGCGCATGGCGATCTCGTCATCCTGATCGGCGATGAACGCCATCTCGCCAAGGGCGTCCGGTTGGGCGGCCAGGGAGCGATTTCCGGCATGGCAAATTTCGTGCCCCATGAGGTCCGGCTGATGGCCGAAGAAGGAAAGGATGATCCGCGCGTCGTGGATTTTGTGCCCGAACTGCTGAAATTCCCGGTGACTGCGGCCGTCAAAGTCATGGTGGCACACGTCTCCGGAGATGAAATCTGGCTTGCGGTTCGCCCGCCGCTCGTTTCAATATCCGACGAAGGACAGAAGCACCTTGCCGACGCATTCAATGCGCTTTTCATATCCAAGGCGGCTTAA
- a CDS encoding ROK family protein, with product MKKVALAFDLGGTELRAALVDSEGSLLSFSAVPTHAAGGPAAVIQQIELLAAAALAEMPDLIPVGIGIGAPGPLDPEAGIVIAPPTLAGWYEVPLADILSSRFQLPVRLENDANAAALGEWRYGAGRGARSMVFVTVSTGIGGGVIVDGRTLHGRRGLAAEIGHMTITSEGERCFCGAIGCFEAVASGTALGRRATARTRQSDGSMLRKLSADGEVTGRHVVDAARNGDVLALELLSAEARWLGIGFTNLLHLYSPDILVMGGGISHGFYLLHDTIVATVRERAMPAYRDVPIVPAQLGRHAGLIGAASLILEDEAVSSSGNDL from the coding sequence GTGAAAAAGGTTGCCCTCGCATTTGATCTCGGTGGAACGGAACTCCGCGCTGCGCTGGTGGATAGTGAGGGGAGCCTCCTGTCATTCTCCGCCGTGCCGACCCATGCGGCGGGAGGACCGGCTGCGGTGATACAGCAGATCGAATTGCTGGCAGCCGCGGCGCTTGCGGAAATGCCCGATCTCATTCCTGTCGGGATCGGGATCGGCGCCCCCGGCCCGCTCGATCCGGAAGCCGGCATCGTGATCGCCCCGCCGACCCTGGCGGGCTGGTACGAGGTTCCGCTTGCCGACATTCTTTCCAGCCGTTTCCAACTGCCGGTGCGGCTCGAAAACGACGCAAACGCAGCAGCACTTGGCGAATGGCGATACGGCGCTGGCCGCGGCGCGCGATCGATGGTCTTCGTCACCGTCTCGACTGGCATCGGCGGCGGCGTGATCGTCGACGGGCGAACCTTGCACGGCAGACGCGGTCTGGCTGCGGAAATCGGTCATATGACGATCACGAGCGAAGGCGAGCGATGCTTTTGCGGAGCGATCGGTTGTTTCGAAGCCGTAGCCTCCGGAACGGCCCTCGGCAGACGGGCAACGGCGCGGACCCGCCAATCTGACGGCTCGATGCTACGCAAGCTATCCGCCGATGGCGAAGTGACTGGACGCCACGTTGTCGACGCCGCGCGCAATGGCGACGTCCTGGCGCTGGAACTGCTAAGTGCGGAGGCTCGCTGGCTGGGGATCGGCTTCACCAATCTGCTCCACCTCTACTCCCCGGACATTTTGGTGATGGGCGGCGGCATATCGCACGGTTTCTATCTTTTACATGATACCATTGTGGCGACGGTTCGCGAGCGCGCCATGCCAGCCTATCGCGACGTACCGATCGTCCCGGCACAGCTCGGACGTCATGCAGGCCTGATCGGCGCAGCCAGTCTCATCCTCGAAGACGAAGCCGTCTCATCCTCTGGAAACGACCTATAG
- a CDS encoding ribulose-phosphate 3-epimerase, which yields MTLKILSGPAAIAALPRNRLLGEFSLWSADLANMEADLKRIEPYADLHHIDVADARFTPGFLFFPDFVARIAKATARPIHVHLMVEAEIVEEQTRQFIEAGADLISVHAENGEAGLQAIALAKKFGAEAGVVLRLETSVSAIRPFIDHVAFVTLLGTSIGVKGQSLSEKACDRLIEARALLKQSGREDQVILAADGGIREQTVPLLRAAGAQTVVLGSLAFGDQNLGERMAWLHGLESRVS from the coding sequence ATGACACTCAAGATACTCTCCGGCCCGGCGGCCATTGCAGCGCTCCCCCGCAACCGGCTGCTGGGCGAATTTTCACTGTGGTCTGCCGACCTTGCCAATATGGAGGCCGATCTTAAGCGCATCGAACCCTATGCCGACCTGCACCACATCGATGTCGCCGATGCACGCTTTACACCGGGATTCCTGTTCTTTCCGGATTTCGTCGCGCGCATCGCAAAAGCAACCGCAAGGCCGATCCATGTTCACCTGATGGTCGAAGCCGAAATCGTCGAGGAGCAAACGCGCCAGTTCATCGAAGCGGGGGCCGATCTTATCAGCGTTCACGCCGAAAACGGTGAAGCGGGCTTACAGGCCATTGCCCTGGCAAAGAAGTTCGGGGCCGAAGCCGGCGTCGTCCTGCGGTTGGAAACCTCCGTTTCAGCGATCCGGCCGTTCATCGACCATGTCGCCTTCGTAACACTGCTTGGCACATCGATCGGCGTCAAAGGACAAAGCCTTTCCGAGAAGGCCTGCGACCGCCTGATCGAAGCACGCGCGTTGCTGAAACAGTCCGGCCGGGAGGATCAGGTGATCTTGGCGGCCGATGGCGGCATTCGCGAACAGACCGTGCCGCTCCTACGCGCTGCGGGAGCACAGACGGTCGTTCTCGGATCCCTGGCCTTCGGCGACCAAAATCTGGGCGAGCGGATGGCTTGGCTGCATGGGTTGGAGAGCCGCGTTTCGTGA
- a CDS encoding alpha/beta hydrolase encodes MDESTAFMRDDATLAVFDSGQGLPVLFQHGLGGDEAQVAQTFPMGKARRITVECRGHGASALGDIKPFSFRMFAEDVLAAATDRGFDRFVAGGISMGAAIALYLAHHYPDRVAALILVRPAWTFTAAPANLEPVRTVAALLRSDSIGEAKERFAGSEIGMRIRANAPDNFASLLGYFDRPKAVAFASVLADIAADGTGVTQAQAAALTVPTLIIGNERDAIHPLACARTLADTITDARFVEVAPKAADKARHFAEVQDAIATFLKSKTIRSLFPS; translated from the coding sequence ATGGACGAAAGCACGGCTTTCATGCGTGACGATGCCACCCTCGCCGTTTTCGACAGTGGGCAAGGACTGCCGGTGCTTTTCCAGCACGGCTTGGGCGGCGATGAGGCGCAGGTTGCGCAAACCTTTCCAATGGGAAAGGCGCGACGCATCACGGTCGAGTGCCGCGGACACGGGGCTTCCGCGCTCGGCGACATCAAGCCTTTTTCATTTCGGATGTTTGCCGAGGATGTGCTGGCCGCGGCGACCGATCGAGGCTTTGATCGCTTTGTCGCAGGCGGCATTTCCATGGGCGCGGCAATTGCCCTGTATCTCGCTCACCACTACCCCGACCGCGTCGCTGCCCTCATTCTTGTCCGGCCCGCCTGGACCTTTACCGCCGCGCCGGCCAATCTGGAGCCAGTTCGCACCGTTGCGGCCTTGCTCCGTTCGGATTCGATCGGGGAGGCCAAGGAGCGCTTCGCGGGTTCCGAGATCGGCATGCGCATACGCGCGAACGCGCCCGATAATTTTGCCTCCCTGCTCGGCTATTTCGACCGGCCGAAAGCGGTCGCTTTCGCATCCGTGCTGGCCGACATCGCGGCTGATGGAACGGGAGTGACACAGGCGCAAGCCGCTGCCCTCACTGTCCCGACCCTCATCATCGGCAACGAACGGGATGCGATTCATCCCCTCGCCTGCGCACGGACCCTAGCCGATACCATTACCGATGCCCGCTTTGTCGAAGTCGCCCCAAAGGCGGCCGACAAGGCGCGGCATTTTGCCGAAGTTCAAGACGCCATCGCTACCTTTCTCAAATCGAAGACCATCCGGAGCCTTTTCCCATCATGA
- a CDS encoding sugar phosphate isomerase/epimerase produces MQIGIFAKTFPGTDPLNVLSAVRDSGYAGTQFNLACCGLPSMPDAVPEAAVAAIRAAAQATGVSLAALSGTYNMAHPDVSIRQTGLRQLAVIIKTAAALSVPLVTLCTGTRHPSDQWAHHPDNADPSAWADMAAEMSKALVLAEDHGLDLGIEPEQANIVRSAADAQRLITEMGSKRLRIVLDPANLFESATPPEARSIVERAVETAAGHIVMAHAKDRYADGRFATAGRGIVDFPDFVARLKATGFDGPLVTHGLSVAEAPGVAAFLKELV; encoded by the coding sequence ATGCAGATCGGGATCTTCGCCAAGACCTTTCCCGGGACTGATCCCCTGAACGTCCTCTCGGCAGTGCGCGACAGCGGCTATGCCGGCACGCAATTCAATCTTGCCTGCTGCGGCCTGCCCTCGATGCCGGACGCAGTGCCCGAAGCCGCCGTGGCGGCGATCCGCGCAGCGGCGCAGGCAACGGGCGTCTCACTTGCCGCCTTGTCCGGAACCTACAACATGGCGCACCCTGACGTGTCGATCCGGCAAACAGGCCTTCGCCAGCTCGCCGTCATCATCAAAACAGCGGCGGCACTTTCTGTTCCACTCGTCACACTTTGCACCGGCACCCGCCATCCCAGCGATCAATGGGCGCATCATCCGGACAACGCCGACCCTTCGGCCTGGGCCGATATGGCGGCGGAGATGTCGAAAGCACTGGTGCTGGCCGAAGATCATGGCCTTGATCTCGGCATCGAGCCCGAACAGGCGAATATCGTGAGATCGGCGGCGGATGCCCAGCGGCTGATTACAGAAATGGGATCGAAAAGGCTGCGGATCGTGCTTGACCCGGCCAATCTTTTCGAAAGCGCCACGCCACCCGAAGCGCGCTCAATTGTCGAACGCGCGGTCGAGACCGCGGCCGGGCACATCGTCATGGCACATGCCAAGGATCGTTATGCCGATGGACGTTTTGCGACGGCCGGCCGGGGCATCGTCGATTTTCCCGATTTTGTCGCACGACTGAAAGCTACCGGCTTCGATGGTCCGCTCGTCACCCATGGACTTTCAGTAGCTGAAGCACCGGGCGTCGCCGCCTTTCTCAAGGAATTGGTGTGA
- a CDS encoding Gfo/Idh/MocA family oxidoreductase, whose product MIEKENRRLRVGVLGCGPIAQFAHLESCVKARNADLYAICDAAPDLLARMGATYEPQKIFSDYDAMLADPDLEAVIVATSDTYHVPMSIKALEAGKHVLCEKPIGVSVEEGQQLADAVKRSGKILQVGHMKRFDPALQAARNFVHNDIGQIFALKAWYCDSTHRYTNTDAVQPLPVTSKLARKPAGNPKADLRQYFMLAHGSHLVDTARFFCGDIVAVRARLLERAGAYCWFVETEFANGALGHLDLTVAVRMDWHEGFQLYGENGSVLAKTFNPWYFRASEVEIFHEKDATSRKPLGADGHFFRRQLEGLADTVLNGAPMRGADVEDGIASIRAMVAIARSVETGERLELASVTGVV is encoded by the coding sequence ATGATCGAGAAGGAAAATCGTCGTCTTCGCGTTGGGGTCCTCGGCTGCGGCCCGATTGCGCAGTTTGCGCATCTGGAATCCTGCGTGAAGGCCAGGAATGCCGATCTCTACGCTATCTGCGACGCCGCACCCGATCTCCTTGCACGTATGGGTGCGACCTATGAGCCGCAGAAAATCTTCAGCGACTACGACGCTATGCTGGCCGACCCCGATCTGGAAGCGGTTATCGTCGCCACGTCAGACACCTATCACGTGCCGATGTCCATCAAGGCACTCGAGGCCGGCAAGCATGTATTGTGCGAAAAGCCGATTGGCGTTTCGGTCGAGGAAGGCCAGCAGCTTGCCGACGCCGTGAAGCGCTCAGGCAAGATCCTGCAGGTTGGGCACATGAAGCGTTTCGATCCCGCGCTTCAGGCGGCGCGCAACTTCGTTCACAATGATATCGGCCAGATCTTCGCGCTGAAGGCGTGGTATTGCGATTCCACCCACCGCTACACCAACACCGACGCGGTGCAGCCGCTACCGGTTACCAGCAAACTTGCGCGCAAGCCGGCCGGCAATCCGAAAGCCGATCTCAGGCAATATTTCATGCTGGCGCATGGTTCACATCTGGTCGACACCGCCCGCTTCTTCTGCGGCGATATCGTCGCCGTGCGCGCCCGTCTTCTCGAGCGTGCCGGCGCCTATTGCTGGTTCGTGGAAACCGAATTCGCCAATGGCGCACTCGGCCATCTCGACCTGACGGTCGCCGTCCGCATGGATTGGCACGAAGGCTTCCAGCTCTACGGCGAAAACGGCTCCGTTCTCGCAAAGACCTTCAATCCCTGGTACTTCCGCGCCAGCGAAGTCGAGATCTTTCATGAGAAGGACGCGACGAGCAGAAAGCCGCTCGGTGCGGATGGGCATTTTTTCCGCCGGCAGCTCGAAGGCCTCGCCGATACCGTGCTGAACGGCGCACCCATGCGCGGCGCCGATGTCGAGGACGGTATCGCCTCCATCCGCGCGATGGTGGCGATCGCGCGGTCGGTGGAGACCGGCGAGCGCCTCGAACTCGCGTCGGTGACGGGGGTCGTCTGA
- a CDS encoding sugar phosphate isomerase/epimerase translates to MTRDLKIGCQTFTWEMLGDAWAGTPDDLLSAISAGGYSGIEITDTMIGHYGTKPGEFAKALGDKGLQLVSFAFGSKSGFTVADAMEKDLATAQRWIDYAAQFPAALVSIGSATLVSEGVRDDKFAIAAEYYNRAAALGKASGVEVAVHPSSHHNTLLFNRADYDRIFALLDPALVGWVPDTGHILRGHDDILDTIRTYRDRIRYLHLKDVDAHGRWAMLGKGVLDTLAVIDLVSQAPLFNGWLVLEEESETAAADPAAAIKANRETMHRYGA, encoded by the coding sequence ATGACCAGGGATCTGAAGATCGGCTGCCAGACATTCACGTGGGAAATGCTTGGCGACGCGTGGGCCGGAACCCCGGACGACCTGCTCTCGGCGATATCAGCCGGCGGTTATTCGGGCATCGAAATTACCGACACGATGATCGGCCATTACGGCACAAAGCCCGGCGAGTTCGCGAAGGCTCTAGGCGATAAGGGGTTGCAGCTCGTCTCCTTCGCCTTCGGCTCCAAAAGCGGTTTCACGGTTGCCGACGCGATGGAAAAGGACTTGGCCACGGCGCAACGCTGGATCGATTATGCCGCACAATTTCCGGCTGCGCTCGTCTCTATCGGCTCGGCGACCCTCGTCTCGGAAGGCGTGCGCGACGACAAGTTTGCCATCGCTGCCGAGTACTACAATCGCGCCGCCGCGCTCGGCAAAGCATCCGGCGTCGAGGTCGCCGTCCATCCGAGTTCACATCACAACACCTTGCTGTTCAATCGAGCCGATTACGATCGGATCTTCGCGCTGCTCGATCCCGCACTGGTCGGCTGGGTTCCCGATACCGGCCATATCCTGCGTGGACATGACGATATCCTCGACACGATACGCACCTACCGGGATCGCATTCGCTATCTGCACCTGAAAGACGTCGACGCACACGGCCGATGGGCGATGCTCGGCAAAGGCGTTCTCGATACGCTGGCGGTGATCGATCTCGTTTCCCAGGCACCGCTCTTCAACGGATGGCTGGTGCTGGAAGAGGAATCCGAGACGGCCGCGGCTGATCCAGCCGCAGCCATAAAGGCCAACCGCGAAACGATGCACAGATACGGCGCCTAA
- a CDS encoding carbohydrate ABC transporter permease: MNGSRSIVQSVTIYVGALLILIWSAGPFLWQFSTSFQLDKALTEGTPSLIPHPFTLEHYYNAFVEKGLHHYVLNSLIVSLATTALCLIVGSLAAFALSRLDVKGRFGILMVILSVSMFPQIALVGPLYLIASELGLLDTYRALIITYLALGLPLVTWVLFGYFETLPREIDEAARMDGVGVIGLLWYIILPMSLPSLVTTGLLAFITAWNEFLFALAFTSDIDSQTIPVGIANFTNQYYVPWGDIAAASAVVTVPLIVLVLFFQRHIIEGLTQGGIKE, encoded by the coding sequence ATGAACGGCAGCCGCTCCATCGTTCAGAGTGTCACGATCTATGTTGGCGCACTTCTCATTCTCATCTGGTCCGCAGGCCCGTTCCTGTGGCAGTTCTCCACCTCGTTCCAACTCGACAAGGCACTGACGGAAGGCACGCCGTCGCTGATCCCGCACCCGTTCACGCTGGAGCATTATTACAATGCCTTCGTGGAAAAGGGCCTGCACCATTATGTCTTGAACTCGCTTATCGTATCGCTCGCGACCACGGCTCTCTGCCTGATCGTCGGTTCGCTTGCCGCCTTTGCGCTGTCCCGTCTCGATGTAAAGGGGCGATTTGGAATCCTCATGGTCATCCTGTCGGTCTCGATGTTTCCGCAGATCGCGCTCGTCGGGCCGCTTTATCTGATCGCATCCGAGCTCGGACTTCTCGACACCTACCGAGCCCTGATCATCACCTATCTGGCGCTTGGGCTACCGCTCGTGACCTGGGTTCTGTTCGGCTATTTCGAAACGCTGCCGCGGGAGATCGACGAAGCGGCGCGCATGGATGGCGTGGGCGTGATCGGCCTGCTTTGGTATATCATCCTGCCGATGTCCCTTCCAAGCCTCGTGACCACTGGCCTGCTTGCGTTCATCACCGCCTGGAACGAGTTTCTGTTCGCGCTCGCCTTCACTTCCGACATCGACAGCCAGACCATTCCGGTGGGCATCGCCAATTTCACCAACCAATACTACGTGCCCTGGGGAGACATTGCCGCCGCGTCAGCGGTCGTCACCGTGCCGCTGATTGTTTTGGTCCTCTTCTTCCAACGACACATTATCGAAGGCCTGACGCAGGGCGGAATCAAGGAATGA
- a CDS encoding sugar ABC transporter permease: MGALPSALWPWLLLLPAFMSLGSVSFYPIINGVYLSFTNRSLITQDNDFVGFANYLQLLADPPFWNAWWHTIWFTAASTGLETLIGLAMALILCEHFSGRGVVRAAMLVPWAMPTVVTSKMFGWLFDGQHGIINFILLHLGLIDQNVNWYGAPETALTTIILADVWKTTPFMALLLLTGLQTVPKSLIEAARMDGAGAWTIFWNIRLPLLLPTLLIAGLFRALDAFRVFDLVYVLTGGGPADSTETLSTLSCKVLFSTLQFGYGSAVSTAMFITEGVIALVFCLFLVRQLRKTT; the protein is encoded by the coding sequence ATGGGGGCGCTTCCGAGCGCCCTCTGGCCTTGGCTCCTGCTGTTGCCGGCCTTCATGTCGCTCGGATCGGTTTCCTTCTATCCAATCATCAACGGGGTCTATCTTTCCTTCACCAACCGGTCCCTGATTACGCAGGACAATGATTTCGTCGGCTTTGCCAACTATTTGCAATTGTTGGCGGACCCGCCGTTCTGGAATGCCTGGTGGCACACGATTTGGTTCACCGCCGCATCGACGGGGCTCGAGACGCTGATCGGCCTGGCTATGGCGCTGATCCTTTGCGAGCATTTCAGCGGCCGCGGCGTCGTCCGTGCGGCGATGCTCGTTCCCTGGGCAATGCCAACCGTCGTCACGTCTAAAATGTTTGGGTGGCTGTTCGACGGGCAGCACGGCATCATCAATTTCATCCTGCTCCACCTCGGTTTGATTGATCAGAATGTGAACTGGTATGGTGCGCCCGAAACAGCGCTGACGACGATCATCCTGGCCGATGTCTGGAAGACGACGCCCTTCATGGCATTGCTCCTGCTGACCGGCCTTCAGACCGTTCCGAAATCGTTGATCGAGGCGGCCCGTATGGACGGCGCCGGGGCATGGACGATCTTTTGGAATATCCGCCTGCCGCTGCTGCTGCCGACCCTGCTCATTGCCGGTCTTTTCAGGGCGCTGGATGCATTTCGCGTTTTCGATCTGGTCTATGTGCTGACCGGCGGCGGACCGGCCGATTCCACCGAAACGCTTTCGACGCTGTCCTGTAAGGTGCTCTTCTCGACACTGCAGTTCGGTTACGGTTCGGCCGTTTCGACCGCAATGTTCATCACCGAAGGCGTGATTGCGCTGGTGTTCTGTCTCTTCCTCGTCAGGCAGCTAAGGAAGACGACATGA
- a CDS encoding ABC transporter substrate-binding protein encodes MSDFKKVPAASNVAAGSVMLDRRQLLLGAAGAATLGIASGLGMRPARAADRTEISFASASFFGKEGIGDLVKAYNESQDRIMVKFIELPPPSSSTEVYQGLIQQLARRNGTPDVFSQDVIWIAGFAAAGWALPLDQYFPKEKRSDYFPGTVAACTYNEKLTALPWFVDSGMFYYRKDLVEKHGGKVPETWDDMATMAAAAQKAGDAKFGYLWQGKQAEVLICDAVEVITSNGGSILAADGKSSVIGEKAAVEAIQFLYDTINKTKISPQNVLSWDEEPSRQPFTSGEAMFMRNWSYVYPIAQDPKASHVVDKVAVAPLPHFVGGKSAACLGGYQLGVNANSKKREAAIEFLTWMSSPETQTRLALNFGLAPSRPAIFENAKLKAEQPFMASLQNVFTGATPRPITPQYAKVTLALQSSISKALVSGNVQAELKAAAEQINKIVA; translated from the coding sequence ATGAGCGACTTCAAGAAAGTGCCGGCCGCTTCAAACGTGGCCGCAGGTTCCGTAATGCTCGACCGTCGCCAGTTGCTGCTAGGAGCCGCGGGCGCGGCGACCCTCGGTATCGCATCGGGCCTTGGAATGCGCCCGGCGCGCGCTGCCGACCGTACGGAGATCAGCTTTGCCAGCGCAAGTTTCTTCGGCAAGGAAGGGATCGGCGATCTCGTCAAGGCTTATAACGAGTCGCAGGACCGCATCATGGTCAAATTCATCGAACTCCCGCCGCCAAGTTCGTCGACCGAGGTCTACCAAGGCCTGATCCAGCAATTGGCGCGCCGCAACGGGACGCCTGACGTTTTCAGCCAGGACGTGATCTGGATCGCCGGCTTTGCGGCAGCAGGCTGGGCATTGCCGCTCGATCAGTATTTCCCGAAGGAAAAACGCAGCGATTATTTTCCGGGAACGGTCGCAGCCTGCACCTACAATGAAAAGCTGACTGCGCTTCCGTGGTTCGTCGATTCCGGCATGTTCTACTATCGCAAGGATCTCGTGGAAAAGCATGGCGGCAAGGTACCAGAGACCTGGGACGACATGGCGACGATGGCCGCTGCCGCTCAGAAGGCTGGTGATGCCAAGTTCGGCTATCTCTGGCAAGGCAAGCAGGCCGAGGTCCTCATCTGCGATGCTGTCGAGGTCATCACCTCGAATGGCGGCTCCATTCTGGCAGCCGACGGCAAATCGTCTGTGATTGGCGAGAAGGCAGCGGTCGAGGCGATCCAGTTCCTTTACGACACGATCAACAAGACGAAGATCAGCCCGCAGAACGTTCTTTCCTGGGATGAAGAGCCTTCCCGTCAGCCCTTTACCTCGGGCGAAGCGATGTTCATGCGCAACTGGTCCTACGTCTATCCGATCGCGCAGGACCCGAAAGCCTCGCATGTCGTGGACAAGGTCGCGGTTGCACCGCTGCCACATTTTGTCGGCGGGAAAAGTGCCGCGTGCCTCGGCGGCTATCAGCTTGGCGTCAACGCCAATTCCAAGAAGCGGGAAGCCGCGATCGAGTTCCTGACCTGGATGTCGTCTCCGGAAACACAGACCCGTCTTGCCTTGAATTTCGGCCTCGCGCCCTCGCGCCCCGCAATCTTCGAGAACGCGAAGCTGAAGGCCGAACAACCCTTCATGGCAAGTTTGCAAAACGTCTTCACCGGAGCCACGCCCCGGCCGATCACCCCGCAATATGCTAAGGTGACGCTGGCGTTGCAGTCCAGCATCTCCAAGGCTCTGGTCAGCGGCAACGTCCAGGCTGAGCTCAAGGCTGCCGCCGAACAAATTAACAAGATCGTTGCCTGA